One region of Kwoniella pini CBS 10737 chromosome 6, complete sequence genomic DNA includes:
- a CDS encoding 40S ribosomal protein eS6 yields the protein MKVNFANPATGAQKLIDFEDERKTRVFLEKRMGQEVPIDSLGEEFAGYVVRVTGGNDKQGFPMKQGVLLQNRTRLLLADGHSCYRSRRDGERKRKSVRGCIVGNDIGVLAVAIVKQGEKDIPGLTDTVLPKRLGPKRATKIRKFFNLSKDDDVRKFVVRREVTKKNGKTTTKAPKIQRLVTPLRLQRKRHLRSLKKRRTEAQKETVSDYKAALAKHAEEKKVHNAAVKAAKKARRSA from the exons TCGAGTTTTCTTGGAAAAGAGAATGGGTCAAGAGGTCCCAATTGATTCCCTTGGAGAGGAATTCGCTGGATACGTTGTTAGAGTTACTGGTGGTAACGACAAACAAGGTTTCCCAATGAAACAAG GTGTCCTTTTACAAAACAGAACTAGACTTCTTCTTGCCGATGGTCACTCTTGTTacagatcaagaagagatggtgaaagaaagagaaaatcCGTTAGAGGTTGTATCGTAGGAAACGATATTGGTGTACTTGCCGTTGCAATTGTTAaacaaggtgaaaaagataTCCCAGGTCTTACCGATACTGTTCTTCCTAAACGATTAGGTCCTAAGAGAGCTAccaaaattagaaaattcttcaacttgtctaaagatgatgacgTTAGAAAATTCGTTGTTAGAAGAGAAGTTACCAAGAAGAACGGAAAGACCACCACCAAGGCTCCTAAGattcaa CGACTTGTTACTCCCCTCAGACTTCAAAGAAAGAGACACCTTAGATCTCttaaaaagagaagaacTGAAGCTCAAAAGGAAACTGTTTCCGATTACAAAGCTGCTCTTGCCAAGCACGctgaggagaagaaagttCACAACGCCGCTGTCAAAGCTGCCAAAAAAGCCAGACGATCTGCTTAA